Within the Miscanthus floridulus cultivar M001 chromosome 2, ASM1932011v1, whole genome shotgun sequence genome, the region tgaatgatttgtaatgaaatagaggggctttgatggtgttttaccttgaagactggagcgatggggttcgaagagctccagtcgaAAATGCCCGTCCGAGACCtatgcttgtcaatcgtgggttagctctcgtgtgaacagttttgtatttaatgaacacatgcttaccttgatgacctgagagacgaggttcggagagcttcagtcaaaaatgtccgatcgggacccatgctcgtcattcgagacggagtcggcatggcccgcatggggcacccctttgcttcctacctgtatctcaggtgcttatcctgagtgaatcgatcgactcaggaggccagtTGATCTCTCCTAGGtgactcgatcgactcagggaggtctggtGGTCTCTTCTGGTGGAGATTCCTTGctcttccttccttcttctttctcaccgagagtgcctgtacgcTGCGGTGGTTCCTTAGtgagaggaagagtgagcgagggggaggacttatggATCCTTTTGCAAACCCGGAGTGTGATGTCGGATTGGAGGTGAATGTCGCCCTGGTCTTGGCCGAGCCGGGTGCCGCATCGTCGGGAAGTGAGCAGCTCAAGCCTTCGTCGGTTGCACCATCATCGGATGTTGCCGGGTCGGcccagtagcatgtaaaaatataaTAGTAGTTAGCAAATGTAGGAAGTTTTAAGTTCGTGGGGAAGCCCCCCGTGTAAGACGTtttgtgtgtgttttaatgactgcaatcggtttttgttcTTGTGATAGAGTCGCTctattcggggaagcttgttccctttcgttccttagtttttccttagcataattttgttttaaatttctttctatcttgtacctgcccgtttgttctgtAGGTTACAACTTTGccagcccggggcgtggcccacgaggctcggccggtcgtagccataggaaaaggcggggtgcgatcagtcggaatgttctaaagtaaagttacgtaaggtaaaacaaaagAGCGAACTACCCCCTCtttagggtaggaaggaatttctccatacaaAAGCAAAAGAGTACTTGAGGTAAAAACAAtaacaaaggggtagtagagccccctagtggagcccccgagtgccccGAGCCAAAtagtgttcgggtcagggtgctcTTGTAGGAGCGTTTGCTAAGtaaggtaagactaaaacttaggaaaagaagaaaatacatagctattccaaggtcCACGGAgagggcgtcgtcgtcgtcgtccttcagtcggtgcttcctcgtcttcttcctcatTTGGCCTGCTAGCCTACCTCagcaggtgcttgaggagctggtagtccttatagagatggttgacgggatagttgtggttggtgcacgggctctctatgagctcgtgaaagtggcccagagggtcttGCCGGGGCTGAGTGCCCGCATAATCTGCCGCGGCGgccaacgtggagttggccggtTGGCGACGATCCTTTCTGTTTtttcccctctgcatggaggggggattcgtcttgatcctggcacctggccttacctttgtcgtggCCCCCATTGAAGCGCGGCAGAAAAGGTGCTTGCTAGGGATGTTGGACAGAGGTCCGTGGTTCTAGGCTATCAGGGCTGGGACTTCGGTCGACGCTGCACGtgtcttggtttggcccgagccgcGTGTAGATGGGCGGTTGGCTCAGggcggtcatcaagtcaagacgaggagCGGTTGTGGCTTCTTGTGCCGCAATCGGTGGTTGTGGCGatgacagggtgtagtgcccTGTCTGCTGTGTCCATGTTCCCCGAACGGGGAGCAAGGTCATGGGTCGGCATCGCGatacggagcactccgcttgcTGAACGGCGACGGTCTCcaacagtgcccggaggttctggtggattgctcgtccacgagggtcgttcggctcgggcaggtcacgcaggagcattgccgcgaCGGCAACATTCTGACTGCCCTGAGTGAACTACGGGGGGTTGGTCCCCCGAACCGAAGCGTTGCGCTGGGGCTGACGGGCGCGACCCCGAGCACCGCTCGtcggtctatgcgcacggggcgcagtgtggtgcgtcgagcgcgttggtgcagttggtggctgatgcggccactgtcatcgtagatcctccccgtgctcatgTGTGAGCTTAGGGGTTCCCGCGTGGGGGCCCGGTGGGGCGTGGGTCCGGAAGGACTCTGTTACCCCTAGCGGCCGTTCTGGGGCGTCCGCTGTAGCGTATTCTCGGGACCGAcagtggctaggcgccacgtcgccgatgctggagccgttgctcccgacgtcgtcatccatgatgtcgaggaaataggtgggagcatagctcgccatccccacgaactcagatgagagagggtgcggcgccagcaccttttggagtccccgggCGTATGCATCCGCGAAAGacacaaggccataggggaaccggccgtaTGGCGGCTGCGATGGAGACAACGGTATCCCACCGggtatttggcggaagatagagcgcagtaagtaaataacagcatgtatattactcatagcggggtttgagcagagagtttgctcggaatgaagcgcagatgccacgcCGTTGAAGTCGcgcgtcccagagtcgatggaggacgtcgcTCCGACGGGTGTTGGGTCgtgagcctcctcacggaggtgaagTACACCGAGCCGATcgacgacgaagtccaggctcccgaagcgaaaggcctggaatggctcgaaggtaggtggaacccacatcccggcgGGTGAGAGTGtggggaactccagcgagccgaaacgaatcgtatcgcccgagcccgccacggtgggggtggcagaaaaatgggccatccgatgaccaaaagagtgttgaacgtacaacgtctttccCACGaacggcaccaactgtcggtgcagaaagtgaccaactagtaaatatttgtagttttgctgtacgttgtgatcggaggtggcctagcattcaatgacacaggatttatactggttcaggcaacgtgccctacgtccagtcagggtcggtcggcgactttattcctgagcccaggtgctcaaagtctgtagtgggggtacaaacgagaagaaggaagaagggggtgtacaagaggttcggtcggctccgaccgaaAGGGTCGCGGTCGGAACTTGGCGGTCCTGTGGTTGGGAGTGTTaagtcgatctagtgagtctgggctTGAAGAAATCGATCTCCCCTGGCTGGAGGGAGTGCAtcatcttttatagatgaaggggatggctttacaggtgagagggggagaatacagatatttctaagtcttgctgtctacggtgatgaaaactggataatggttgaagcctcccaatactgttgatgtcgctgtaggatgtcagatgtgtacggaaggtcgagctatcttcttcaggaaggatgacgccggtacctgcaagatACTTCTtaatgcctagtggcatgtgaggagccatgctatcttcacccggtatggcaaatcttggagcccataccgcaatcggtgtccagagacacgcggagggggcttaccatatgggagtttctagcggcccctacaatactttgtgttagggtggctgcagagcactgcttcgtgtagggtatggtccctggtacagcggtgttgacttgtgagccatgcctttcctttctccgcacgccttctggttctttccgagcgggcgtccccggtcggatggtccccagtcggttctggcgcgccagtcggagaatagtgatggtggtgtttttctatgaatcccggttgaagacacggggtcggagtcagaggcggtcctcgggtcaggcttccCGAGTGGAGACCGTGCGGAGGCAGCCAGGGCCTgatgctagcgctccgatcggagaggccgttcggagctggcctgagcctgagctagtgctccggtcggaaagatgggccgatgGCGGCCAGGGCCttaagcgagtgctccggtctgttgagttcagactcttgggccggtccagaagaagaaaaggacATTCTTCTGGgctgagccttggcgtggaagccggtctccgagggaccccggatttatgaacccgacactaatTAAAGAAGCTATTagagagttttttttttggttgccAAACTCTCCATTCCTATCAATTACAAAGGAGACATGGTAGGCCAGGGCTCTGGACATCTTATGGGCCTAGGTACGCAGCAGCAAAACAGTCTGTCAGCCCATGTATCTCAACcgcattttcaaaaaaaaaagtatctCAACCgcaacaaaaaaaaaggaaaagaaaaaaaaggccgCAGTATCGATAGTGAGATTAGACTGACTCCAACGAAGAGGACCCAAAAGCAAGACGCATTCCCCGGTTTACATCGCGCACAGTGAAAGCGTCCGTGACCCATAAACTTCGTTCTCCAACCGTCGGGCGCAACAGGGCGTCCTCTTCCCTTCTTCCTCTCGTGAGCGCCGCCGCATCTTCCCTTCCTCCTCTCGCAGGCCCGCCTCCGGTAGCAGTAGCTCCGAGGCCTCCCTAACGGGATTTGGTGCTGGGACGCCCCTGTCCCCGCGGCCCTCCACGCGCCCAACAACGACGACGTCGGGCACCGCCACCGCAGCCGGCGCTGCCACCTCCGGCGCGGGAGCGCCCCTGGGGATGTCCTCCCCGTCCACGCCGTCGATGGCGCCGGGCCCCTGCGCCACGGCCACCACCTCCAGCAGCAGCTCCATCGAGCCCGCCCCAGCGGGATCCGGCTCTGGAGCGCCTCCGCAGGCGGCATGGATCTGGGCGGAGCTCCAGCGTGACGGCCAGGCGCGGAGGCAGGTGTGGCGGCGGCCCCCTCTCTGCGACGCCCATCGCGCCTCTTGCGGCGGCGTCGCTCCTCCAGTCACGGCGAGCGCGGCTCCTCCACTCCCGGCGCGCGCCTCCTCCACTGCCGGCGGTCGCGGCTCCTCCACTCCTCCAGTCGCAGTCGCGGCGGTCACGGCTCCTCCACCGCCGGCGGTCGCGGCGAGCGCGGCTCCTCCACTGCCGTCTTCCCCGCTCCAAAGCTCCGACCCAAGCCGCCGTCTCCGCCCGCCGTCTCGTCCGCGGGCCCGCGCAAGATTTTGCGTCATCTCTCGTCGACGACGCTTTTTTGCCTTCTGGATGGCGTCGTACCCAAAATAGGTTCTTTGAATGGGTCTTCTGTTGGAGGATGATTCTGGTGAGGCAAAGCACTGTGTAATATCGATTTTGCGTTTGGGACAGTCCTAGGTTGAGAGTCGTTGGTCAGAAAGCAACCAATTTGCCTCTCCGTCACCTCCACTTCCTCGTCGACGCCTCCGGTCCACCAACTatgccggcggccatggcggttgCGGCGGCGCAGAGGCTCCTCGCGGCGAGTACGAAAATCATCGGCGTTGGGCGCAACTACGTAGCCCACGCCAAGGAGCTCGGCAACCCGATCCCCAAGGTGCGGTCCGCGCGCCTCCCATCCTCGATCCCAAAACGCTGCCGCGCTTCCAACTTCCCTCCCCCTCCTTCCCGCGCGACCCTCTGGTTTTGATCTCGCTTGTGTTTGGGTGTGTTGCAGGAGCCCGTCCTGTTCCTGAAGCCGACCTCGTCGTTCCTCCACGCTGGTGTGGCTACCGCCGCCGTCGAGATCCCGGAGCCGCTCGAATCGCTACACCACGAGGTCGAGCTCGCAGTCGTCATCTCCCGGCGCGGACGCGACGTTCCTGAGGCGTCCGCCATGGACTTCGTCGGAGGTAATTTGAGAATTGCGTCGCAACGAGTGACCTGAGCTGAGATAATTAACGATGGAGCCATAGTAAGACTTCATATTCTCATTTATAGAGAAAAAATTCGTGTGTTTGCAAAGTGTACTAAAAATTCCTATGGTTTCATTGTTCAGAAAGATCAATTAGGATTCTAGGGAAACTATTTAGGATCATTGAGAGTTATTTCGGCCTTACTGCTTTATTGTGAAAACTGACAAGGAGTGATGGCAGCTTGAAACAGATGGATTTTAGCAATTCTAGCTTCGTCTGATAAGCTTTGTGGAAAGTGCAAGCGAGTAATTTAACAGTTAGAATTGCCAAGGCAAACTCATGCTCATTTGATGATGGTTATTCCATAGGCAGGAATACGAAAGTATGTTTCATGGCATATAGAAATACAAAACTGTTTGTATATGTTCTCGTCATCATTATTGAACTTGAGTTAAGGTTACAATATCTAGTCTCCTTTGTGTTTACCTCATTCTTTTTTGTGCTTTTTGAATTGATCAGTTTAAAGTGTTTGTTGGAGACAAACTAAATATGATATAACTGCTTGCGCCATTCAATTTGCCAGGTTATGCACTTGCTTTGGACATGACAGCAAGGGACCTTCAATCTGTTGCTAAGGTGAGTTCTACCTTCTGTAGTTTTCCTGTGTCTCAGTACTACTTGTTCAATTATTGTTGTTGTAGTGTCATCTGTAATCTCTAGTTGTCGTTGAATGTTATGTACGATACAAGCATTCGATTTACTACATAAGAAAATTCAGTAACTAACTTTGCAATTTAGTCTCATGAGTGGATCTTCTCCATGATCATATCTATTGACGAATAGCAAAGAGTCAGATGCTTTTAGTTGAGCTAGCTACTGTCTCCATCCATCTAGTATATTTCATTCATTTGACATAACGTTTTTTTTCAATATATCTTGGTGTACAAATCTGGTAGCATTAATTGGCTGCCAAGACCTTAAGTAGACTCAATCTCTTGATGTTTTTTATTCAAAAGAACTATATCATTAATTTGCTTATCATATTCACCATCTACTAATTTGCAGTCTGCAGGCCTTCCATGGACTTTGGCTAAAGGACAAGACACCTTCACTCCAATTAGTGCAGTAGTAAGCAATGTTTTTTCTTCATGTGCTTGGAGTTGGTTGGTTGTGGCTCAGTACAGTATGTTTTATTTATTTGTATTCGCTTGTTATAGTTACACCTCAACGAATCAATGCCATATTCAAGTGAGTCAGTGCAGAAGTGTTGTTAGATAGAGACACTTCATCTTTGTTGCCTTCCGTGCTCTCCACAGGCATCTAGTGACATGAAATGTGTAATCTCATCAGTGTGACACCATGTTTTTACTTCAGTTAATGATAATTTCTCCATCAATCAGGTTCCAAAATCGTCTGTCACTAATCCCGATGATCTCGAGCTCTGGCTAAAGGTATCTCTGCAAATATGTACTGAATTTGTTTAATGTTGCCTGAAGTGATAGAGCATATGGTGTACAATTGACTACCAACTGTATCCAGGTAGATGATGAACTAAGGCAGAAAGGATCGACAAGTGACATGATATTCAAGATTCCTTTTCTGATCAGCTATATCAGTTCCATCATGACATTAATGGAGGGTGATGTGATACTGACAGGTAGTGACATTTTCTCTATGTGCAGCTTGTTTTTGCGCATCTGAGGTTTCTCTGGCTTATTCATTTGTTCCTCAACAGGTACTCCTGAGGGTGTGGGTCCTGTCCGAGTAGGTCAGAAGATCACAGCTGGTGTAACTGACCTAATTGATGTCGAGTTCGATGTTCAGAGGCGCAATCGGTCATTTTCCACATGATGCAATAAGCAAGAAAGTGATGGTAAGCAACAAGTATTGGGAACATATGAGCCGGAGCCAGAACtgatttttctaaaaataagATGATACATAAGGCTGCATGCTTTTAATTGTTTTGTGACTAAAAATAATATCAGGTAATTTATTTCATAAAAGCAAACCTGTTTACCTGTAGCAAGGTCAATATGATCAGAAAGGGCATCATATTCATGTTCGAGGAAATTCTTGGAAATGTACTCCAATCGGACAGCCAGGTGGTGTATATGTATAGGGTATAAGGGCCAATATGCCAAAACTGTGCCAAAGCTACGTTGTCCTACTCCACATTCTGACATATACATAGCAATCAAAACCTGAAGTATATGAACTACTCCTTAGTTAGAAGTTGTGCTATATGAACTATTGTTACCCTGATTGAAAAAAAAAGCTCGCTTTCTgcatgcaacaacaacaacaaaaattaTCGCAATTTTTTCCCCTGCCCTGCTGCGAGAATACTGCAGCAGCGATTTGAAACAGCTTCCGAGTGCTGTGCATTGCCGATGAAATACACTCAAACGAGTGCGTGCCTTGCAGCGCAGAACAAATAAGGCTTTACTTTTACCAAGTGTTTAACAACCATTTGGCGTCACTGAATGTAGTTGGGATGACAACGATGGATATAAGGGAATTGAATGAGGGGTGGAACTTGATATTATTTCTCTATAACGTTCTTCATAGTGCCCGGGAGTTTCATCTTGAGGATCACGGGTACTCAATTCAGACCCTCTCAGTCTCATATTTCTCATTCTCAGGCCTTTCCCCCTTGACTAAGGACCCCAACGCCCTTAGGGCCGTAAACCTAACTCTATTTGCCCGTACAATCGCATTGTATATTCCCAAGCATTTCTTCTTAAAGAACTTGCCTGCAAACTTGGGTGCCTCAGCTACCAATTTTGATAGCTCATTATCTCACAAAATCTAAAAGCAAAACACTTTGGCTCATTAGTTGCATGTCTTTCCCTCAAACGAACATCAAGCAGTTAAGAACACATTTGCAATGCTTTATGCCTTTATGTTTACCTCATCATATTCAAATTCTTCTTCAGGGTAACATATAACCTTGAGAGCAGACACAAGTTTCAGAGCATCCCAATTTTCATCGTCGATTCCAGATACCTCCTTAGGATTCTAGCAGAGCGTTTGAAGGTTTCATCATGTCTGTTCTCACAACGGTTGCATTCATACAAGGTTAAATAACATCAGGAAGGCAGCTCTATCCAGATTTGGATAGAACCTGTCATtctactttaaacagctataactggagttctagaccatcAAAAacagtgatcttagacattttagaaagcttaggaaaagcactacaactctcctactatcaccaatacatgattccatgtttaaatgagccaaacaatacaattattcagatctgtccagagaatatgcaaaacctgacagcaaacttgtaaaatctataactcctagaCCATCGGGCCTAAAATCATGAGATTTTAGGACAAGAAAtataagaaatttatctacaacttttgtattcaccatatttacagaaaacatcatttgatccacgaagttatcatcacaacagaaaaggcACATACAACCATTTCAGAATGTAACAATttaatgtttcacttgttttgctaacaaagagcatacacacatgagtcattcaagaacttcaaccaccactaacatacttagcaacactttattgaacccaaatcactcaaagcatcaccaaatacaattacaagctttatctacaattatgtttttattaatcctttcttcaaataaacatatatataaattttagtgatgtatgagaacaactagtttggggctgagatttttatgagtggtagatgttatcaaaacatggctactgtacaaatttcacatgctcaggttttataatttaattactataaaaaagacaaattgtcattgcaagaaaacatgtaaaagcaagataaatctaaagatcattattttctataaccacatagccatattatatgttattatggtagcacatcatacaaaggtagtggaactatatttttcatttttacacctacataaaaattataacttatttaaaaccatttatcaagcaataaacaagttaaatcGATAAATCAGTCATACTGCATCAGGagagtaccataaaaatttcacagcaattggagcactataactttagatatgagaataacaagcaaaacaagctaaaattgcctatttaacaagattaaatcaaaacatgataaaaacagtacacaactagcatgtttaatatttttcttagctagagagTGTCATCACAAGACCAACACAactggaatcacaatttttggacttctataattcAAGATATGCATCTGACCAACTTAAAAGCATTTCTAAAAGCATCTTTAAAGAATATTTTACACATCACATAAACATACATGAAGCAGTACATTTTATAGATCTAtcatgtagagaatttcataacaaagctaacaaaattagtttcactatttttggagctCCCTAGCATGAGATATCGATTTTCAAAGATTCAGTCGATTAATGTataaaagaaatggaaaaggaaatctgcgTTTGCACCTAGGCCCCTGCAAGAAACTTTAATTAAACCAAGCAAACAAGTCCAAATAACACTATTTATATGAGTCTGCGGCTTTCACTTCACCCCCTGCCTTCTCTTCTATTCGAGCGCGAGGCCCTTCTTCTCCAACAGGCAAACAGCAGGGGAGGACGTCGGGCTGGCCGGTTTCCGGCCAAGGAGTGGTTGGCGATGGTGGGGCGAGGCCGCTGTGGCTGCGCAGTGGCAGGCCGCGCCCGTAGGAGGCCCCAGCTCGGCTCGCGGTGGCCTGAGGCTGGCTGGCCATGGAGGCGGGTGGCGGGGAGGCCGGGAAAGTGGAGCACCGGAGGCAAAAAGGAGTGGGGAGGGCGGTAGGGCTCTTAGCTCGGGCGAAGGAGCACCAGGGAGGGAGAGCAGGCGGCGGCAGGGAGCTTTGCTTGGCCGGCAATGGTGCTCGCCGTGGCAGCAGAGCGGAGGAGGGCGAGGGCGTGCGCGAGGGAGGAGGAGTGGGGAGCGCTCTCTGGCTTCTCCAAAACACGAGAGGGAGCAGCAGGGACGCAGAGGCGCACGGCATGGAGGTGGGGCGCGGTCTAGCATGTCTTGGAGGCTGTTTTCCGCATATTCTGGGTAGATTTGGATCTTGGTCACAGAACAAAATATCTTCTTCTCTGGCTGCTCTACAAACTTGCTTAAGGCCGGCCGGCCATTAGAGCTCCTTAACCGTGGATAATTAAGCCTCAAGTTGATAGTGTCAGCGGCTTAAACCCGATTAAGCTTGCCTGGCTTTGATCTCAAATTCtcggccaaaacttggtcaagcGGACTCCAACTTTCTCTGAGCCCTTCTCCGATGaattagctccaacttttatatttggctccaCTTGATTTGCTTAACAAAAATCCGAGAACGCGAGATGCCAATCATCGTTGCCACTAAACtttgacttagaatattttctggGCTGAAAAATAGCACTGAGTTGATTCTTGAGAGCCCTATTTGACTAAAttagggaccaaactagctcttgacctttaaacaaagtttgtagcacacaaactaaactataacttttatttaaggtcaaacctcaGAACTGGTACATAAGTCAAAGCTTTACGTTGGTCAAAGTAGTAACTTGCTTAACTCTTAAACCAGGGTTTTAGGCCAATTGAGACATTTTCTTGATATCTGCGCAACATGAACCATTCATAACTTTTGGTGTAGAGCTCAATTAGAGCTATTTGGGtaaggttacaaggtttggttgatgacctataattacattcacttaatagtgcaattcaagcaagaatgtaactcatcatttcatgtgactttttgactTCAAACTTTATAAAACTTTTTCCAATCATCAATGTGGGTGAAAATTGAGGTGAGGCTCATGAAAGaagcatcttcaacatcacttaGGTATATATCTTAAAAGGGCCAACATGTAAGCAAATGtatgttgtccaagtttaagttggggctcattcttagagagatgatcccaacacctttgtcaccacttacaagtttgaactagagctcttgGTTACTACTGAACTTACCATgttggagctcaaacccactgcttaactcgtgactaacacccggggtgttacacagATCACGTCACGCGGTGCACGACATGGGTCGGCATGGGTCACAAGACTACGGGAAAGATCCTTGACGACGAAGAAATATCTGTTCGGTTATGCTAAGATACCGCAATCCTTATAACGCTTATCATGTAAACCGATCAGGGTTTGatttaaccgacttgtaaccctacctccatgctatataaggcgggtaagaCCCCCCTCGGTTTCAGCTCATCATAACATATAAttcaccaaagacacaggacgtagggtattacgtcgacttgACGGCCTGaatctgtctaaatcgttgtTTATGTgcctgtgtcaccatctagttcgtattttgcacacctccaccgattcatctactaccataggCATACCcttcggtagactgccgaccatatttcgtcgacttAGCGAGATACAGTAGTATACGACATAAGAGAGGATGGGATGCAAAAGTCAGGTCGAGAATCGAGATCCAGGTTGCAGAAACGCCGACCGAGAAGAAAACGTCGCAAAAGCTCGGAAAATGAGacgccggcgacggcgacggtggtTGTGCAGCAACAAAGAGCTCCTCGGCTGCTCCTGCTTCTCGCGGTCGTCTTCCTCTGTTCTTGCAGTTCTAAACCGGTGTCGGTTTAATCTCTCCTTGCCGATCGTGGATTGGAAAAAAAAAAGTAACAGGAATGTGAGACATTTCAGCATGCAAAGGACTTGCCGCAAGAATTGTCGGCCCGTGAGACA harbors:
- the LOC136537546 gene encoding probable acylpyruvase FAHD2, mitochondrial, coding for MPAAMAVAAAQRLLAASTKIIGVGRNYVAHAKELGNPIPKEPVLFLKPTSSFLHAGVATAAVEIPEPLESLHHEVELAVVISRRGRDVPEASAMDFVGGYALALDMTARDLQSVAKSAGLPWTLAKGQDTFTPISAVVPKSSVTNPDDLELWLKVDDELRQKGSTSDMIFKIPFLISYISSIMTLMEGDVILTGTPEGVGPVRVGQKITAGVTDLIDVEFDVQRRNRSFST